Proteins from a genomic interval of Methanohalophilus levihalophilus:
- a CDS encoding ABC1 kinase family protein: protein MLEKTKRYFVISKVFFKYNLFSLLYKDIHRDYISNKQCTCALDLEDRSHAVKLKLAFEELGPSFIKLGQMLSKRSDLLPPTYIMELENLQDKVNPINFDKMRESFETDCICSISENRHAHHPTCYHCNDILEMFEEFDTTPIASASIGQVYQGVLNGKKVAVKIARPNLLDTINLDLEIINDIKPILIKVLGVGKNFNVDSFLHEYKQMLHKELDYRFEAINMQRLKENFQGFEGVEIPGAYMDYCRENVLVMDFVEGTQIKDLVDIEQKLKSRYAHLIGSSYLKQVYLDGFYHADPHSGNIIALDDSIAFIDFGAVGIINKELKWSMLSFFYATYKKNTEMATDVLLKMSGLSEEDVDIHNLRQDIDDLIADQYYGPEGRKSDKYAMLALKYDMSLPPEFSTLERAILIIEAVCLKLDPNYNIISEAKPIISEAMKDHYSPKKLAEGAQFEADEYMDIFKNLPAGIDDVIRTIRGYRIEKLQGKDGIAKKYHLLDEMSRNIFFGIILITSAYLIINGGEHFTLLGIAGFASGLLMGMYSLMRH from the coding sequence ATTTAGAAGACCGAAGTCATGCTGTAAAATTGAAACTTGCTTTTGAAGAACTCGGGCCCAGCTTCATAAAACTCGGCCAGATGCTAAGTAAACGTTCTGATTTGCTTCCACCGACTTACATAATGGAACTGGAAAATTTGCAGGATAAAGTCAATCCCATTAATTTTGACAAGATGCGTGAATCATTTGAAACCGACTGTATTTGTAGCATATCGGAAAATCGCCACGCTCACCACCCCACCTGTTATCATTGCAATGATATCTTAGAAATGTTTGAAGAATTTGATACGACACCTATTGCAAGTGCATCAATTGGACAAGTGTACCAAGGAGTACTAAACGGCAAAAAGGTAGCTGTCAAGATTGCACGCCCAAATTTGCTTGATACAATAAATCTGGATCTTGAAATTATTAACGACATAAAACCCATCCTGATCAAAGTTCTGGGAGTGGGCAAAAATTTCAATGTTGACTCGTTTTTGCATGAATACAAACAAATGCTGCACAAAGAACTTGATTACAGATTTGAAGCCATTAACATGCAAAGGCTGAAAGAAAATTTCCAAGGGTTTGAAGGTGTAGAGATTCCAGGCGCATACATGGATTACTGCCGTGAAAATGTATTGGTAATGGACTTTGTAGAAGGTACCCAGATCAAAGACCTTGTGGACATAGAACAGAAATTAAAGTCTAGATATGCCCATCTTATAGGTTCAAGCTATCTGAAGCAGGTGTACTTAGATGGTTTCTATCATGCAGATCCTCATAGTGGAAATATTATAGCTCTGGACGATTCCATAGCATTCATTGATTTCGGTGCAGTTGGGATAATTAATAAAGAGCTAAAATGGAGTATGTTGAGCTTTTTTTATGCTACATATAAAAAGAACACCGAGATGGCAACAGATGTTCTCTTAAAAATGAGTGGCTTGTCTGAAGAAGATGTTGACATTCATAATTTAAGGCAAGATATTGATGATTTAATAGCAGATCAGTACTATGGGCCGGAAGGAAGAAAGAGTGATAAATACGCCATGCTTGCTTTGAAATATGACATGTCATTGCCACCTGAGTTTTCTACACTTGAGCGTGCCATTTTGATTATTGAAGCAGTTTGCCTCAAGCTGGATCCCAACTATAATATCATTTCTGAAGCAAAACCAATAATAAGTGAAGCAATGAAAGATCATTATTCTCCTAAAAAATTGGCGGAAGGCGCCCAGTTTGAAGCAGATGAGTATATGGACATATTCAAAAACCTTCCTGCAGGAATAGATGACGTTATCAGAACTATTCGTGGATATCGGATAGAAAAATTACAAGGAAAAGATGGCATTGCAAAAAAATATCATCTTCTCGATGAAATGTCAAGAAATATCTTTTTTGGGATAATACTCATCACCTCAGCTTATCTAATAATTAATGGGGGTGAACATTTCACTTTACTTGGCATTGCTGGGTTTGCCAGTGGGCTTTTGATGGGAATGTATTCCCTTATGCGGCATTGA
- a CDS encoding multiheme c-type cytochrome — protein MNKKYNTIQIAMTAALITIILFSMPVIAENYVIGDQKTPVVMPVEGAMYIGADECKVCHQEIYEEWNASGHKYKIMTPQEALGIRPDLPMPEGYAESDILYVIGGWGWKARYMNDQGYIITKTGENLEINGSNQYNLETDEWVDYHAGELLEYDCQNCHTTGASYDGKMDNLPGINGSWEFRGIQCEACHGPGSEHVEEKGILGVAINVDESAAFCGQCHRRGPDDDKIPASGGFVKHHEQYQELLASGNMSDLNCTTCHDPHRPVHEGATNQIEEFGIIVHCDDCHPSAAEIQEESIMGIAGVECGDCHMPKNVKSAVNTSPYLADVSSHLFRINSSENAEFTYLDQKDGNEYANPYITLEYACLSCHVDKDKEWAARTTPLVVRHNVKEPETPVPPQEETPGYTVLIAIAAILVGYVFRKK, from the coding sequence ATGAATAAAAAATACAATACGATTCAGATAGCAATGACAGCCGCTTTAATCACTATCATTCTTTTTTCCATGCCTGTAATTGCAGAAAACTATGTAATTGGTGATCAAAAGACGCCAGTTGTGATGCCAGTAGAGGGGGCCATGTATATCGGAGCTGATGAATGCAAAGTATGTCATCAGGAAATATACGAAGAATGGAACGCATCAGGTCATAAATATAAGATTATGACTCCCCAGGAAGCTCTTGGAATTAGGCCAGATCTTCCAATGCCGGAAGGTTACGCAGAAAGTGACATACTTTATGTTATTGGTGGTTGGGGCTGGAAAGCCAGATACATGAACGACCAAGGATACATCATAACAAAGACAGGAGAGAATCTAGAGATCAATGGTTCAAACCAATATAACCTTGAGACTGATGAATGGGTGGATTATCATGCAGGAGAGCTACTGGAATATGATTGCCAGAATTGCCATACTACAGGGGCATCCTATGATGGGAAGATGGACAACCTGCCAGGGATAAATGGTTCATGGGAATTCAGAGGCATTCAATGTGAAGCATGCCATGGTCCCGGTAGTGAACATGTAGAAGAAAAGGGGATACTGGGTGTTGCAATTAATGTAGATGAAAGTGCTGCTTTCTGTGGCCAATGCCACAGGCGTGGACCCGACGATGACAAGATTCCTGCAAGTGGAGGTTTTGTAAAGCACCATGAGCAGTATCAGGAATTACTGGCATCGGGAAATATGTCTGATCTAAATTGTACTACATGTCATGATCCTCATAGACCCGTACATGAAGGTGCCACTAACCAGATAGAAGAATTTGGAATAATTGTTCATTGTGACGACTGTCATCCCTCAGCTGCAGAAATACAAGAAGAATCAATTATGGGAATTGCAGGTGTTGAATGTGGAGACTGCCATATGCCTAAGAACGTAAAATCTGCAGTAAACACATCACCCTATTTAGCAGATGTAAGTTCACACTTATTCAGGATCAATAGTAGTGAAAATGCCGAATTTACTTATCTTGATCAAAAAGATGGGAATGAATACGCTAATCCATACATTACCCTAGAATATGCCTGTCTTTCCTGTCATGTAGACAAAGACAAGGAGTGGGCTGCACGAACTACACCGCTTGTAGTACGCCACAATGTAAAGGAGCCAGAGACTCCCGTGCCGCCTCAAGAAGAAACGCCTGGATACACTGTGCTTATTGCAATTGCAGCGATTTTAGTGGGATATGTATTTCGGAAAAAATAA
- a CDS encoding 2-hydroxyacid dehydrogenase: MKIVVADPIYLPEEYKGKLEALGELSIFDTMPPSMSEFIDRIHDADIVLSGRYGFSKEAFEKATNLKMISVWQTGYDHIDVKSANEHGVLISNVPIYAFDAVAEFVFAVALNMFRKLHVADAKIREGLFDWRDYIGNQLMGKTIGVIGTGNIGIRVIQIAHGFNMNVLSTTAHPNAERETRLGTKFVDLNTLLSESDIVTLHVPLTEYTEKMIGAEELSKMKSSSILINASRGKIVDEAALIKVLKEKGIMGAGLDVFEEEPLSADNPLMQFDNVVLTPHVAFLSEESIEECTYTCVENVENFLKGNPQNVVNPEAVDR; encoded by the coding sequence ATGAAAATTGTAGTTGCTGATCCAATATACCTTCCTGAAGAATATAAGGGGAAATTAGAGGCGCTGGGAGAGCTTAGTATCTTTGATACGATGCCCCCATCCATGAGTGAATTCATTGATAGGATTCATGATGCAGATATAGTTTTGAGTGGTAGGTATGGTTTTTCAAAAGAGGCATTTGAGAAGGCTACCAACCTCAAGATGATCTCTGTATGGCAAACGGGATATGATCATATTGATGTTAAATCAGCAAATGAACACGGAGTCCTGATCTCCAATGTGCCTATTTATGCCTTTGATGCTGTAGCAGAATTCGTTTTTGCTGTTGCACTCAATATGTTCAGAAAATTACACGTGGCAGATGCCAAAATCCGAGAAGGTTTATTCGATTGGAGGGATTATATCGGCAACCAATTAATGGGCAAAACAATAGGAGTCATAGGTACTGGGAACATTGGTATAAGGGTCATACAGATAGCGCATGGTTTCAATATGAATGTCCTTTCTACAACTGCTCATCCAAATGCAGAAAGGGAAACACGATTGGGAACAAAATTCGTTGATCTAAATACACTCCTCTCAGAATCTGATATTGTTACTTTACATGTACCACTGACGGAGTATACAGAAAAAATGATCGGTGCAGAAGAACTATCAAAAATGAAATCGTCTTCAATATTAATCAACGCTTCGAGAGGCAAGATTGTTGACGAAGCTGCATTGATTAAAGTCCTTAAAGAAAAAGGAATTATGGGCGCAGGTTTGGATGTTTTTGAAGAAGAACCTCTCTCAGCAGATAATCCACTCATGCAGTTTGACAATGTTGTTCTAACTCCACATGTTGCATTCCTGTCGGAAGAGTCCATTGAAGAGTGCACATACACATGCGTAGAAAATGTGGAGAACTTTTTGAAGGGCAATCCTCAAAATGTTGTTAATCCAGAAGCGGTAGATCGGTAA
- a CDS encoding YHS domain-containing protein, producing the protein MGVLDPRLMAVVDPVCHMKLDEQAVKFKSEYKGKTYNFCSLSCKKKFDENPEKYIEFFSGGD; encoded by the coding sequence ATGGGAGTATTGGATCCGAGGTTGATGGCTGTTGTGGACCCTGTGTGTCATATGAAACTTGATGAGCAGGCTGTGAAGTTCAAAAGTGAGTACAAAGGAAAAACCTACAATTTTTGTTCACTTTCATGCAAGAAAAAATTCGATGAAAACCCGGAGAAATACATTGAGTTTTTCTCAGGAGGGGACTGA
- a CDS encoding YHS domain-containing protein has product MMDIDTKVIEVKDPVCGMKIDKRTAKFKSEYEGKTYYFCSLSCKKKFDENPEKVHLVS; this is encoded by the coding sequence ATGATGGATATAGACACAAAGGTGATTGAAGTTAAAGATCCTGTTTGTGGCATGAAAATTGACAAAAGAACTGCAAAATTCAAAAGTGAATACGAAGGAAAAACATACTATTTCTGTTCCCTTTCGTGCAAGAAAAAATTCGATGAAAATCCAGAAAAAGTGCATTTAGTTAGTTAA
- a CDS encoding APC family permease, with translation MNRYKPNSLTLTGAVSLGTGVMIGAGIFAILGQVAELAGTSFPIIFFIGAIVAAFSAYSYIKFSNTYPSAGGIAMYLEKAYGKGVVTGFGALLMAFSMVINESLVARTFGTYTIQLFNIDQGSFLVPLLGVGLLIFAFAINISSNRLIGKISFFMSLAKIAGISIFGIIGLWLADFSFTSTSLGSMEATTEGYLAAVALAVLAYKGFTTITNSGSEIVDPHHNVSRAIVISLAICATIYLLVSFAVAGNLALPEIIEAKDFALAEAAKPVFGTYGLWFTVALAIIATVSGVIASVFAVSRMLAMLTDMNLIPHRHFGMPGDIQKHTLVYTIVVAILLTIFFDLSRIASLGAIFYLVMDIIMHWGLLRNMRNKIKIRSYVVITAIVLDVVVLGAFLLIKASTDILLVVVALTMMGLIFIGMKLFLQTHAIGSTHKVT, from the coding sequence ATGAATCGATATAAACCAAATAGTTTGACGCTAACTGGTGCTGTGTCTTTAGGCACTGGTGTAATGATTGGTGCAGGTATATTCGCAATACTGGGACAAGTCGCAGAATTAGCTGGGACATCATTTCCCATCATATTTTTTATAGGCGCAATTGTGGCTGCTTTCAGCGCATATTCTTATATCAAATTTTCCAATACCTATCCATCAGCCGGTGGAATTGCCATGTACTTGGAAAAAGCATATGGAAAAGGTGTAGTAACTGGTTTTGGTGCTTTATTGATGGCTTTTTCGATGGTGATTAATGAAAGCCTTGTTGCTCGTACTTTTGGGACATATACAATTCAATTGTTTAATATCGATCAAGGGAGCTTCCTTGTGCCACTTTTAGGTGTTGGACTACTTATCTTTGCATTCGCAATCAATATCTCTAGTAACCGCTTGATAGGAAAAATTTCATTCTTTATGTCTTTAGCCAAAATAGCCGGAATCTCTATCTTTGGAATTATTGGGCTGTGGCTTGCAGATTTTTCTTTTACTAGCACGTCTCTAGGGTCAATGGAAGCAACTACAGAGGGATATTTAGCAGCCGTAGCATTGGCTGTACTTGCTTACAAAGGGTTTACAACGATCACTAACAGTGGCTCAGAGATTGTAGATCCTCATCATAACGTAAGCCGGGCAATAGTTATTTCCCTAGCAATTTGTGCAACCATTTATCTTTTAGTGTCATTTGCAGTGGCAGGTAATCTTGCACTTCCTGAAATCATTGAAGCAAAAGACTTCGCACTGGCGGAAGCAGCAAAACCGGTTTTTGGCACCTATGGTTTGTGGTTTACCGTAGCATTAGCAATTATTGCAACTGTTTCAGGTGTAATTGCTAGTGTCTTTGCAGTGTCTCGCATGCTTGCCATGCTAACAGATATGAATTTAATACCACACAGACATTTTGGCATGCCAGGAGACATCCAGAAGCATACTCTTGTATACACAATTGTTGTTGCCATCCTATTAACAATCTTTTTTGATTTAAGCAGGATTGCATCCCTTGGAGCAATTTTTTATCTAGTAATGGATATTATTATGCATTGGGGTCTTTTGCGCAATATGCGAAATAAAATTAAGATCAGATCATATGTTGTTATTACAGCGATCGTTCTTGATGTAGTTGTTCTCGGTGCATTCTTGTTGATAAAAGCATCCACTGACATATTATTGGTTGTTGTAGCACTAACCATGATGGGTCTTATTTTTATTGGAATGAAATTATTTTTACAAACACATGCGATTGGAAGTACTCATAAAGTAACTTGA
- a CDS encoding heavy metal translocating P-type ATPase has protein sequence MKPEMSAAENYDSDDNMPHDHEMHEMEHEGKNHHAMMMEDFKKRFIVSFILTFPVLILSPAIQTFLGFEFKFFGSIFVLFILASVIYFYGGYPFLKGIISELKTRQPGMMALIAIAISVAYFYSSAVVFGLPGKFFFWELVTLIDVMLLGHWTEMRSVLGASRALEELVKIMPSEAHLIKDGDTVDIRVDELKIGDRVLVKPGEKIPIDGIVIEGETSVNEAMLTGESKPVSKKGGDEVIGGAINGEGSMQVEVKKTGTDTYLNQVIELVRTAQESKSKTQDLANKAALVLTIIAISVGTITLLAWLSFGQEFVFALERAVTVMVIACPHALGLAIPLVVAVSTSLAAGSGLLIRERQAFERARNLQAIVFDKTGTLTEGKFGVTDIVPLADTDIDEILKLSASMESNSEHPIALGVVNSAKEQNFELVKIEDFNSIPGKGVEGSVQGRKLKVVSPGYLKENGIEIKNEQVEKIEQQGKTVVFLLEDDRPLGALGLADIIRKESKEAIEKLKSMDIKCMMLTGDNRFVAQWVAEEIDLDDYFAEVLPHEKSQTIKEIQEKYTVAMVGDGVNDAPALVQADVGMAIGAGTDVAIESADIILVRNDPRDAVDIITLSRKTYSKMFQNLVWATGYNAFAIPLAAGVLFSYGILLTPAFGAILMSLSTVIVAINAKSLKMN, from the coding sequence ATGAAACCAGAAATGAGCGCAGCAGAAAATTACGATTCAGATGACAACATGCCTCATGATCACGAAATGCACGAGATGGAACATGAAGGTAAAAACCATCATGCAATGATGATGGAAGACTTCAAAAAGAGATTTATTGTTTCATTTATTCTCACGTTTCCAGTTCTTATCCTATCACCTGCAATTCAAACATTTTTAGGATTTGAGTTTAAGTTCTTTGGCTCAATTTTTGTTCTCTTTATACTTGCTTCAGTAATTTATTTTTATGGAGGATATCCTTTCCTTAAAGGGATCATTAGCGAACTAAAAACTAGACAGCCGGGTATGATGGCGCTTATTGCAATTGCTATAAGTGTGGCCTACTTCTACAGTTCTGCAGTAGTTTTTGGATTACCAGGGAAGTTCTTTTTCTGGGAACTTGTTACATTAATAGATGTCATGCTTCTAGGTCACTGGACCGAAATGCGTTCTGTCTTGGGCGCTTCAAGGGCTCTGGAAGAACTGGTAAAGATAATGCCATCCGAAGCTCACCTTATAAAAGATGGAGATACAGTCGATATTCGTGTGGATGAACTGAAGATTGGAGACAGAGTACTTGTCAAGCCTGGTGAGAAGATACCCATAGACGGGATTGTGATTGAGGGAGAAACCAGTGTTAACGAAGCAATGCTGACAGGGGAATCCAAACCGGTATCCAAGAAAGGCGGGGACGAGGTTATCGGGGGAGCAATTAATGGCGAGGGATCCATGCAGGTAGAAGTCAAGAAAACTGGGACGGATACATATCTGAACCAAGTTATTGAACTTGTTAGGACTGCACAGGAAAGTAAATCCAAGACACAGGATTTAGCAAACAAGGCTGCTCTGGTGCTTACAATCATAGCCATAAGTGTTGGTACAATAACTCTTTTGGCATGGTTGTCTTTTGGTCAGGAATTTGTTTTTGCTCTTGAGAGGGCAGTTACTGTTATGGTAATAGCATGTCCACATGCTTTGGGTCTAGCAATTCCCCTTGTTGTTGCAGTATCCACATCGTTGGCAGCAGGGTCGGGACTATTAATCAGAGAAAGACAAGCTTTTGAAAGAGCAAGGAATCTTCAAGCTATTGTTTTTGACAAAACCGGAACACTTACAGAAGGTAAGTTTGGAGTCACAGATATAGTGCCTCTTGCAGATACAGATATAGATGAAATATTGAAATTGTCTGCGTCTATGGAATCCAATTCAGAGCATCCCATTGCCCTTGGGGTAGTAAACAGTGCAAAAGAACAAAACTTTGAACTAGTTAAAATTGAAGATTTTAACTCAATTCCAGGAAAAGGTGTCGAAGGTTCGGTCCAAGGAAGAAAATTGAAAGTCGTTAGTCCAGGATATCTTAAAGAAAATGGAATTGAAATAAAAAATGAACAAGTAGAAAAGATTGAACAACAAGGTAAAACCGTTGTTTTTTTGCTTGAAGATGATAGACCACTGGGTGCGTTGGGACTTGCAGACATCATAAGAAAAGAATCAAAAGAAGCGATTGAGAAGCTTAAATCTATGGATATAAAGTGTATGATGCTTACTGGGGACAACCGGTTCGTTGCTCAGTGGGTAGCTGAAGAAATCGATCTTGATGATTATTTTGCTGAAGTTTTGCCTCATGAAAAATCTCAGACTATAAAAGAAATTCAGGAAAAGTATACTGTGGCAATGGTGGGAGATGGGGTAAATGATGCCCCTGCCCTTGTCCAGGCAGATGTAGGAATGGCCATTGGGGCCGGAACTGATGTAGCTATTGAAAGTGCAGATATAATCTTGGTCAGGAATGATCCTAGGGATGCGGTAGACATCATTACCCTTTCAAGAAAAACTTACTCAAAGATGTTTCAGAATCTTGTCTGGGCAACTGGATATAATGCTTTTGCTATTCCCTTGGCTGCTGGCGTTCTCTTTAGCTATGGAATATTACTAACTCCTGCATTTGGAGCTATTCTTATGAGTCTTAGTACAGTAATAGTTGCCATAAATGCAAAATCTCTAAAAATGAACTAA
- a CDS encoding YnfA family protein: protein MKIKIEFRCISKSRCVLSTIPLFILAGLFEIGGVYMFWLWLRESKEFIFVFFGVVAMCLYGIVPTFQPSRFHRVHATYGGIFAVLALLWGWIFDKTPPDIYDTMGILAILIGAAIIFYWPRKDDVA from the coding sequence ATGAAGATAAAAATTGAATTTAGATGCATCTCCAAAAGCAGATGTGTTCTCTCTACTATTCCTTTGTTCATCCTTGCAGGTCTTTTTGAAATTGGGGGCGTGTATATGTTTTGGTTATGGTTACGTGAGAGTAAAGAGTTTATTTTTGTATTTTTTGGAGTTGTAGCCATGTGTTTATATGGCATAGTTCCGACTTTTCAGCCTTCTCGCTTCCATAGGGTACATGCAACTTATGGAGGGATATTTGCCGTTCTGGCGCTCTTATGGGGTTGGATATTTGATAAAACTCCTCCTGATATCTATGACACAATGGGAATCTTGGCAATTCTTATTGGTGCAGCGATAATATTCTACTGGCCAAGGAAAGATGATGTAGCATGA
- a CDS encoding YnfA family protein: protein MIDTKVSISLFFLASLFEIGGGYLIWLWLRENKRLVVGLLGGLLLSIYGIISTLQPAHFGRVHAAHGGIFIVLSILWGAFVEKENPDRYEMIGALIALIGVFVIFYTPR from the coding sequence ATGATTGACACAAAGGTTTCCATATCATTATTTTTTCTAGCATCGTTATTTGAAATTGGTGGTGGATATTTAATATGGTTGTGGCTGCGAGAAAATAAAAGATTAGTAGTGGGATTGTTAGGCGGATTACTATTGTCCATCTACGGAATCATTTCAACTTTGCAACCGGCACATTTTGGAAGAGTGCATGCTGCACATGGTGGGATATTTATAGTCTTATCCATTCTTTGGGGAGCTTTTGTTGAAAAGGAAAATCCAGATAGGTATGAAATGATTGGAGCACTAATTGCACTCATTGGGGTTTTTGTAATATTTTACACTCCACGATAA
- a CDS encoding multiheme c-type cytochrome has protein sequence MLNKTIICFHAGELLEYDCQNCHTTGASYDGKMDNLPGINGSWEFRGIQCEACHATDSKDGLEDDGYRVVITKDL, from the coding sequence TTGCTTAATAAAACTATTATTTGTTTTCATGCAGGAGAGCTACTGGAATATGATTGCCAGAATTGCCATACTACAGGGGCATCCTATGATGGGAAGATGGACAACCTGCCAGGGATAAATGGTTCATGGGAATTCAGAGGCATTCAATGTGAAGCATGCCATGCTACAGACAGTAAAGATGGATTGGAAGATGATGGTTATAGAGTTGTTATTACCAAGGATCTTTAA
- a CDS encoding NAD(P)/FAD-dependent oxidoreductase, with product MYDVIVVGAGPAGATAARKTAKAGLKTLLLEKSRLPRVKVCGGGVSMQTVSNLGICIPESLIERKCFGARVRYKNMCLESEANECLALMVSREKFDSYLTMCAVE from the coding sequence ATGTACGATGTAATTGTGGTCGGTGCGGGGCCAGCAGGTGCAACGGCAGCACGGAAAACAGCAAAAGCAGGACTTAAGACACTGCTTCTTGAGAAGAGCAGACTTCCAAGGGTAAAAGTATGTGGCGGAGGGGTATCCATGCAAACAGTTTCAAATCTTGGAATCTGTATACCCGAGTCATTGATTGAGAGGAAATGTTTTGGTGCCAGAGTGAGATACAAGAATATGTGTCTCGAGTCTGAGGCAAATGAGTGTCTTGCCCTGATGGTCTCAAGGGAAAAATTCGATAGTTATCTCACCATGTGTGCCGTAGAATAG
- a CDS encoding NAD(P)/FAD-dependent oxidoreductase has translation MENAHVRSVDVQKGYAVVETAEGSFKSNVVIGADGVHSSCAKNVRQNFSKEQLAFLLEAEIHASNEFVDDYISNKCEFHFGDVKNGYGWVFPKEEHLSVGIGGISSSVSDPMGIFYNFVDKLGFDHVKPRGHFLPIGGAKRRTCADRIMLAGDAAGYVDSFLGEGIAYAIKSGNFAAETAIEAHQNKDFSQKFLSSYQGKCDDDFGSNLKYSLIFSRLFHRYDNFSARILTTNESVLNKFLYISTGRFGYLSFMMWVAPRLPYYALKALFWRP, from the coding sequence ATGGAAAACGCCCATGTCAGATCAGTGGACGTCCAAAAAGGTTATGCTGTGGTAGAGACTGCAGAAGGTTCATTCAAGTCCAACGTTGTGATAGGTGCAGACGGTGTGCATAGTTCATGTGCCAAAAATGTCAGGCAGAATTTTAGTAAGGAACAACTTGCGTTTTTGCTTGAGGCTGAGATCCATGCTTCAAATGAGTTTGTTGACGACTACATCTCAAACAAGTGTGAATTCCATTTTGGTGATGTCAAGAATGGATATGGATGGGTATTTCCAAAAGAAGAACATCTTTCGGTCGGTATTGGTGGAATAAGTTCCAGTGTATCGGACCCGATGGGCATCTTTTACAATTTTGTCGACAAACTCGGTTTTGATCACGTGAAGCCCAGAGGACATTTCCTGCCAATAGGAGGTGCTAAGAGGAGAACGTGTGCCGACCGTATAATGCTTGCAGGTGACGCTGCCGGTTATGTTGATTCTTTCCTAGGTGAGGGTATAGCCTATGCCATAAAATCAGGAAACTTTGCGGCGGAGACTGCAATCGAGGCGCATCAGAATAAGGATTTCTCGCAAAAGTTCCTCTCATCCTATCAGGGGAAATGCGACGATGACTTTGGAAGCAACCTGAAATACTCATTGATATTCTCTAGGTTATTTCATCGATATGATAATTTTTCTGCCCGGATACTGACAACTAACGAGTCCGTGCTGAACAAGTTCCTATATATTTCCACCGGAAGATTTGGGTATTTGTCATTCATGATGTGGGTGGCTCCTCGCCTTCCATACTATGCCTTAAAAGCACTTTTTTGGAGACCTTGA
- a CDS encoding SHOCT domain-containing protein, which translates to MVFGSILWILIIIGIVLLAKWLSEQNKKSDEETLSALDVAKMRYANGEITEEEFEEMKKHLI; encoded by the coding sequence ATGGTCTTTGGATCAATTCTCTGGATTTTAATAATAATAGGTATCGTTTTGCTAGCGAAATGGCTTTCTGAGCAAAATAAAAAATCAGATGAAGAAACACTATCTGCACTAGATGTTGCAAAAATGAGATATGCCAATGGTGAAATAACCGAAGAAGAATTTGAAGAGATGAAAAAACATCTTATTTAA